From Nematostella vectensis chromosome 14, jaNemVect1.1, whole genome shotgun sequence, a single genomic window includes:
- the LOC5510461 gene encoding dehydrodolichyl diphosphate synthase complex subunit DHDDS isoform X1, producing MAWFKEKQNTSYIRNFCSNVLKSGEIPKHVAIIMDGNRRFAKKVNCERSKGHEKGFEKLTEVLEWCFELGIPEVTVYAFSIENFKRSKDEVECLMELAKQKFDRLLEERDMIDKHGVCVRVLGDLSMLPDDLQRSIARAVNFSKHNTRHVLNVCMAYTSRHEICEAIKTMAKAVEDGALKPMDISENVLDQCLYTHQSPEPDLLIRTSGEVRFSDFLLWQCSYTSLSFLKVLWPEFSVWNFYSAILSYQWNFTAIQKIRQDAQKDKIHKEMEADLEVVLNELRAENVCVSNGSSSSNGSGSHYEELMRKPALKARVEKYQDKKRERIERFLSGLDELRTDYLHRMCTVQN from the exons atggcTTGGTTcaaggaaaaacaaaatacaagcTACATTCGAAATTTCTGTAGCAATGTGCTGAAATCTGGGGAAATACCAAAACATGTAGCGATAATAATGGACGGAAATCGCCGGTTCGCAAAGAAAGTGAATTGCGAAAGATCCAAAGGCCACGAAAAGGGCTTCGAAAAACTCACTGAG GTTCTCGAGTGGTGCTTCGAGCTTGGTATACCAGAGGTCACAGTATATGCCTTTAGTATAGAGAATTTCAAGAGATCTAAAGATGAGGTTGAATGCTTGATGGAACTCGCAAAACAGAAATTTGACCGTCTTCTGGAGGAAAG AGATATGATTGATAAACATGGTGTTTGTGTGCGAGTTCTTGGGGACCTTTCTATGTTACCTGATGACCTACAACGATCTATAGCCAGAGCTGTTAACTTCTCTAAACACAACACAAG GCATGTCCTTAATGTGTGCATGGCATATACATCGCGACATGAGATCTGTgaagcaataaaaacaatggCAAAAGCTGTAGAGGATGGAGCATTGAAACCCAT GGATATAAGTGAGAATGTACTAGACCAGTGCCTGTACACTCATCAATCACCCGAGCCTGATCTGCTGATCCGTACGTCAGGAGAAGTTCGTTTCAGTGACTTTCTACTGTGGCAG TGCTCCTATACAAGTCTCTCGTTTCTAAAAGTGCTCTGGCCAGAATTCTCTGTTTGGAATTTTTACTCAGCGATATTATCCTACCAGTGGAACTTCACTGCCATACAG AAAATACGACAAGATGcacaaaaagataaaattcaTAAAGAAATGGAAGCCGATTTAGAAGTGGTTTTAAATGAACTCCGAGCTGAAAATGTGTGTGTATCAAATGGTTCATCATCATCTAATGGAAGTGGGTCACACTATGAAGAACTGATGAGGAAACCAGCTCTGAAAGCCCGCGTGGAGAAATACCAGGACAAGAAAAGGGAAAGAATAGAAAGATTTCTAAGTGGGCTGGACGAGCTACGAACTGACTACTTGCACAGAATGTGCACAGTGCAGAATTGA
- the LOC5510461 gene encoding dehydrodolichyl diphosphate synthase complex subunit DHDDS isoform X2, whose protein sequence is MELAKQKFDRLLEERDMIDKHGVCVRVLGDLSMLPDDLQRSIARAVNFSKHNTRHVLNVCMAYTSRHEICEAIKTMAKAVEDGALKPMDISENVLDQCLYTHQSPEPDLLIRTSGEVRFSDFLLWQCSYTSLSFLKVLWPEFSVWNFYSAILSYQWNFTAIQKIRQDAQKDKIHKEMEADLEVVLNELRAENVCVSNGSSSSNGSGSHYEELMRKPALKARVEKYQDKKRERIERFLSGLDELRTDYLHRMCTVQN, encoded by the exons ATGGAACTCGCAAAACAGAAATTTGACCGTCTTCTGGAGGAAAG AGATATGATTGATAAACATGGTGTTTGTGTGCGAGTTCTTGGGGACCTTTCTATGTTACCTGATGACCTACAACGATCTATAGCCAGAGCTGTTAACTTCTCTAAACACAACACAAG GCATGTCCTTAATGTGTGCATGGCATATACATCGCGACATGAGATCTGTgaagcaataaaaacaatggCAAAAGCTGTAGAGGATGGAGCATTGAAACCCAT GGATATAAGTGAGAATGTACTAGACCAGTGCCTGTACACTCATCAATCACCCGAGCCTGATCTGCTGATCCGTACGTCAGGAGAAGTTCGTTTCAGTGACTTTCTACTGTGGCAG TGCTCCTATACAAGTCTCTCGTTTCTAAAAGTGCTCTGGCCAGAATTCTCTGTTTGGAATTTTTACTCAGCGATATTATCCTACCAGTGGAACTTCACTGCCATACAG AAAATACGACAAGATGcacaaaaagataaaattcaTAAAGAAATGGAAGCCGATTTAGAAGTGGTTTTAAATGAACTCCGAGCTGAAAATGTGTGTGTATCAAATGGTTCATCATCATCTAATGGAAGTGGGTCACACTATGAAGAACTGATGAGGAAACCAGCTCTGAAAGCCCGCGTGGAGAAATACCAGGACAAGAAAAGGGAAAGAATAGAAAGATTTCTAAGTGGGCTGGACGAGCTACGAACTGACTACTTGCACAGAATGTGCACAGTGCAGAATTGA